Below is a window of Pseudomonadota bacterium DNA.
CGCGAGAACGGTGTGGCCTTCGACGCCATTCTGAGCAGCCAGTGGTGCCGCACGCGCGAGACGGCAGCGCTGCTCGGTCTCGGCCCGGTGTCGGACGCACCGGCCCTGAACTCCTTTTTCAACGATTTCTCGACGCGTGACACGCAAACGTCGGCGCTGCGCGAGATCATCGAGCGGGCCCGTGGGCGTCTGATGCTGGTCACGCACCAGGTGAACATCTCGGCGCTGACGGGTGTCGGCACGCGCTCGGGTGAAGTGCTGATCGTGCGCCTCACACCCACCGGCACAGAGCTGCTCGGCCGTGTGATGATATCGCCCTAGAGGACACAGGACCGGCCGCTGTGTCTTGCGCGTGCGCTCACTGCGCGTTCTGCGGCATGTCGCCTTCGATGGTGTGGTAGCCGCCATTGTCGAACTGCGGGGGTCGATCAGTCGGCGCCGCGCACCGGGATGGATGCGTTGGCGTCGGGTTTGAACACCCTCTGGATGGCGTAGGCCGCGATTGTGATGGCAACGCCGATCGCGTCTGACGCGAGGCCGCCCTCGATCATGAAGAGCGCTGCAACGATCAGCGCGAGCCGAATAAACCATGCCGCGTGTCGGCCCACGAACCACCCTTGCACACCGGAAGACAGCAGAAACACCCCGGCGATGGCGGTGATCGCAGCCTGTGTCACTGAAAGCCACGGGGCGTCCATCAACAGCGCGCCGTTGTAGAAGAACATGAAGGGCACGATGAAGGCCGCTATGCCGATCTTGAACGACACCACCGATGTCTCCATCGGATTGGCCCCCGATATCCCCGCCGCCGCGTAGCTCGCCAGCGCGACCGGTGGTGTGATCGCCGACAACACCGCAAAGTAGAAAACGAAGAAGTGCGCGGTGAGTTGCGGAATACCGAGTTGGACTAGGCCCGGTGCGACAACCGAGGCGGCGACAGCGTAGGCGGCGGTGGTTGGCATGCCCATGCCGAGCAGAATCGCAATGCACATCGCGAAAAAGAGCGCCAGCAGTTGTGACGAATCGGCGATGCCGAGCAGCACCGCCGAGAAGCGCGCGCCAACACCGGTCAAGGAGATCACGCCGACGATGATGCCCGCACAAGCGCACACTGCGATGATCTGAATGGACATCACACCTGCGAGCTCGAAGGCCCGGGCAGTGGACCGTGGTCCCATGCGGTTCGGAGTCAGCCAGGACACGACGGCTGCGGCGAGGGTGGCGAGGGTGCCAGCCCGAATCACCGAGTAGCCCGCGAACAACGCGTAGATCAGGATCACGATGGGCAGGAACAGAAAGGCCTGGCGCGCGAGTGCCCCCAGTTTTGGCAGCTCGTCTTCGCGCATGCCGCGCATCCCGAGCTTGGCCGCTTCGAAGTCGACCATGAAATACACCGACGCGAAATACAACACCGCAGGGAGTAGCGCAGCGACAGCGATTTCGGTGTAAGGGATGCCGGTGATCTCGGCCATGATGAACGCACCCGCGCCCATGATCGGGGGCATGATCTGGCCACCGGTCGAGGCAGCAGCTTCAACGGCGCCGGCGGTTTTGCGGTGGTAGCCGACTTTTTTCATCAACGGGATGGTCAGCGACCCGGTGGCCACCACGTTGCCTGCTGACGTGCCGTTGATCATGCCCATGAGGCCGGAGGCGAATATCGACACCTTGGCCGGTCCGCCGCGCGTGCGACCGGCTGCAGCGAAGGCAAAATTGATGAAGTAGTCACCGACTTTCGACGCTTGCAGGAAGGCTGCGAAAATGATGAAGAGGATGATGTAGGTCGACGACACGGCGGTGGTTGGCCCGAGGATGCCGGCGTCGGTGTAGACCTGTGAGAAGAACCGCGCCCAATCGATTTTCGGCGAGTTGAGGAAACCCGGCAACAGGTGGCCGACGAAAACGTACACCAAAAAAAAGCCGGCAATGATGATCAACGCAAAGCCGGTCACGCGGCGCGTGAGTTCCATGATCAAGGCGGTGCCGGCAACGGCCGCGATGGAGATGCCGATCGGCGCGAAGGGCGTGCCGGTCGCGTTGCGCATCAGCGTGCCGTACATCGTCACGAGGTAGAGCGCGACTGCCACGGCGCACGCGCTCAATACCAGATCGGCTTGTGAGAAATACTGTCGCGGCGTGCGGTCGAGCCACCCGAGCACGATGCCACCGAAGGTTGCGATCAGCAGAGGCAGGCCGAACCCGTAGATTTCGGGGTCGCGGAATTCGGGTGCGATGCCGTTCCACATCTCGCCTGCCGAAATGCGCATGGCAAAACTGATCGCAGCGCCGCAGGCGACCAGCGCGATGGCCAAAAACAACCAAGCCAATGCGTTGAAGGTTGTGTTCGGCAAGGTGGTGGATTCGACGAATCGGGTGCGGGACCCGAACAGCAGGAAACCGATGCACAGAGCGCCCGCAATGTGGACGATGCGGAAGTTCCAGGTTTCAAGCGGAAAGCTCGGCAGAAATGCGATCTCGATGCCGGTCATCGCCGACAGCGACAAACCGTTGAGTGCGGCCATGTGGAAGGCGGCGTAGAGCCCTGTCAGGGTGGAAATCAGGAGCAGCCGCCAGTGGGTGAATAGCCGCCGGTTGGCTTCGATGATCTCTTCATCAGCCCCTTCGACCAAACGGCTCTGGTTGTCTTGTCGGTTTGCCTGATCGGTCATGCGGTGGGTACTCCGGCGAGGTCGTGATGGGGGCGCCCGCGACGGGTCGCAACGGCACGGAAAGGGATGTGGTGGTGCGCTGAACAGGGCCGGTGTCGGGCTGTCCGGGCTAGCATCACCCCGCAGAGGGCGGGGTGATGCCGAGCTGTGCGGTCAGTCACCGCACCTCAGTCACTGGCGGTGGATCTGATCGTCCGGAATGTCTGCACCGGCGTTCTCCTTGAACCACTTGGCCGCACCGGGGTGCCACATCAGGACCGTGTTCTTGTCCCAGTTTTCTGAAACCGTTGAGCGCGCCGCTTTATGGATAGTGACCAAGCGCTCGTTGTCGGACATGACAACGTCAACCACGGCTTCGACCAGGCTGGCCGGCAGATCGCAGTTGGCGATGGAGAAGTTCCACATGGAGACCGAACGCGCGTCCGCCTCGAGCGTCGTGTAGGTGTCAGCGGCAATGCTGAACGCGGCAACCGGGAAGGCACCCTGTATGGTTGCCTGTTCGTCGGCGGTGAACTCGATGATGTTCACGTCGGTTTGCACCTCCAACTGGCTCACCGCCGGCACCGGAACGCCCGCAGCGAACGCGATGACATCGAGCAGGCCGTCCTGCAGTTGGCTGCCGAGATCGGACCAGCCGCCGTTACGGCGTTCGAAGTCGACACCGAGGGTTTCCATCATGCGCGGAAAGTAGGTGTCCGATGTCGAGCCGGCCGGGCCGAAACCGATCTTGGCGCCTGCCGGGATGTCTGCGATGGACTCGATGCCGGAGGACGACAGGGCTGTCACCGAAAAAGGCGTCTGGTACATCGGGAACATCGCGCAGGCGTTGTCCAACGGCAGGCCCGGTGCAATCGGGTTGTTGCCGTTGATGGACTCCGCAGCTGGCCCGAGTGTGGTCATGCCGAACGAAGCGTCGCCGGTGTGAACCAGTGCCATGTTCTGCATCGGTCCGCCGGTGACTTCGGCGCCGCCCGAAAGGCCCAGTTCTTGCGCGACGAGGTTGGCCCAGCCTGAACCGTAGGCGAAGTAGGTGCCGCCTTGCGATGCAGTGCCGACGGTGAAACTCTCTGGCCAGTCACTGCGGTCATTCGCCTGGGCGATGGTGCAGATCGCGGCAACGGCGGTAGCGAGTAGGAGTTTTTTGCTTTGCATGGTGTCTTCCTCTTGTCGTTGGTCGGGGTGATTGATGGGCGCACGCGGCCCCACGCATGGGGATGCGAGCCGGTGTTGTGGTTTTCTTGGGGTACGTAGCGCCGCGACTAGGGCGCTCGGGTGGACTACGCGGGAGGCATCACGTCAAGGACGTCAGGGTTCCGAGAAGTCGGTGATCTGCGCAATGGTGTCGCGTCCGATGTCGCTCTCGAATTGGCGCCATACCGGTTTCATCGCCTCGACCCACGCAGCGCGTTGGCGGGCGGTGAGTGCTCTGATCGTGCTGCCGGACTGGATGATGAGCTGCCGCGTTTCCTGGTTGATGCCCGTTGAAGCGGTGTTACTCTCAACTGTGACATCGCGCAAGATGTCACTGAATTGCGCCCGTGTGTCGACAGGCAGGCTGGACCACCAATTGGTTGAGGTCACCACCAGGTAGTCGATGATGCCGTGGTTCGATTCGGTAAAGCCGTCTTGCACGTCGTGGAACCGCTGGCTGTAAATGTTCGACCAGGTGTTTTCCTGGCCGTTGATGATGTTGCGTGCAAGCGCATCGTAGGCTTCGGAGAAGGCCATGCGATGTGGGGTCGCCCCGAGTGCACGGAATTGTGCGTCGAGCACGGTTGAGGGC
It encodes the following:
- a CDS encoding histidine phosphatase family protein produces the protein MDGLRGAVLRGAVAALLLCASALAAAADWAAFGEPGAVAVMRHALAPGTGDPANLSLDECATQRNLDARGRAQARAIGAALRENGVAFDAILSSQWCRTRETAALLGLGPVSDAPALNSFFNDFSTRDTQTSALREIIERARGRLMLVTHQVNISALTGVGTRSGEVLIVRLTPTGTELLGRVMISP
- a CDS encoding TRAP transporter fused permease subunit, with the protein product MTDQANRQDNQSRLVEGADEEIIEANRRLFTHWRLLLISTLTGLYAAFHMAALNGLSLSAMTGIEIAFLPSFPLETWNFRIVHIAGALCIGFLLFGSRTRFVESTTLPNTTFNALAWLFLAIALVACGAAISFAMRISAGEMWNGIAPEFRDPEIYGFGLPLLIATFGGIVLGWLDRTPRQYFSQADLVLSACAVAVALYLVTMYGTLMRNATGTPFAPIGISIAAVAGTALIMELTRRVTGFALIIIAGFFLVYVFVGHLLPGFLNSPKIDWARFFSQVYTDAGILGPTTAVSSTYIILFIIFAAFLQASKVGDYFINFAFAAAGRTRGGPAKVSIFASGLMGMINGTSAGNVVATGSLTIPLMKKVGYHRKTAGAVEAAASTGGQIMPPIMGAGAFIMAEITGIPYTEIAVAALLPAVLYFASVYFMVDFEAAKLGMRGMREDELPKLGALARQAFLFLPIVILIYALFAGYSVIRAGTLATLAAAVVSWLTPNRMGPRSTARAFELAGVMSIQIIAVCACAGIIVGVISLTGVGARFSAVLLGIADSSQLLALFFAMCIAILLGMGMPTTAAYAVAASVVAPGLVQLGIPQLTAHFFVFYFAVLSAITPPVALASYAAAGISGANPMETSVVSFKIGIAAFIVPFMFFYNGALLMDAPWLSVTQAAITAIAGVFLLSSGVQGWFVGRHAAWFIRLALIVAALFMIEGGLASDAIGVAITIAAYAIQRVFKPDANASIPVRGAD
- a CDS encoding TAXI family TRAP transporter solute-binding subunit — encoded protein: MQSKKLLLATAVAAICTIAQANDRSDWPESFTVGTASQGGTYFAYGSGWANLVAQELGLSGGAEVTGGPMQNMALVHTGDASFGMTTLGPAAESINGNNPIAPGLPLDNACAMFPMYQTPFSVTALSSSGIESIADIPAGAKIGFGPAGSTSDTYFPRMMETLGVDFERRNGGWSDLGSQLQDGLLDVIAFAAGVPVPAVSQLEVQTDVNIIEFTADEQATIQGAFPVAAFSIAADTYTTLEADARSVSMWNFSIANCDLPASLVEAVVDVVMSDNERLVTIHKAARSTVSENWDKNTVLMWHPGAAKWFKENAGADIPDDQIHRQ